AATCAAAAGATGGTCCTCATAGACGACGCGCACAAGATGAACGAAGAGGCGGCAAATGCCCTTCTGAAAACGCTGGAGGAACCGCCGGAGTTCACGCATTTCATACTGATATCGGCGATGCCGCACCGCCTCCTTCCGACTATCAGATCCAGATGCCGTCAAATCGCCTTCTCTCCGCTCAAAGATGAAGATGTCGCGAAGTACCTAATTAAAAATTGTGCTCTGGAGGAAAAGAAAGCCTCCCACATAGCACGCCTGGCCGGGGGAAGCATAGGCAACGCTATCTCATTTGATCCTGCATTCGTATCAGGAGTTCTGGAACGTTTCACTGCCGTCTCCAACAAATCATCCACCGCCGACATACTGGAACTTTCAGAGACCTGGGGAAAAGAAGACACGGACAAAACAAGGTTCATCCTTGATTTTCTATCGGTCCTGCACAGGGACATGATGATGTATCTCATAACCGGCAAAAAGACCGATCTCGTCAACGAAGAGGCTGTTAAAGGCGCCTCATTCAGATCCGTCGAGCGCATCGACAAAAACCTAGATGAGATATTCGCGGCGAGGGCGAGTCTGGAATTCAACTCAAATAAACAGTTGATGTTTGAAAATCTTCTATTTACTTTAACCTCGTGAAATAAAAGGGCTTATGAACATTGAAAGCATAAATATTGAAGGCCAATCCCCTCAGCAGCCAAAGCCAGCTGAGCTCGTAGTGGGGGTTCAATTTAAAACCGCGGGAAAGATCTACAGCTTCCTGACCACCGACCCATCCCTCAAGACTGGGGACCAGGTTCTGGTCGAGGCCGATGATGGAATGTCGGTTGGATGGATCATAAATCCACCAAGGGAGTTCGAAGCATCGCATGCGCCGAAAAATCTAAAGCGCGTTTTGCATCGCGCTACGCAGAAAGAAATAGAAGAGGCAGCTCTTCGCAGAGAAAAGGCGATGGAGTATTTCGATATCTGCAAAAAGAAAATAGCGGAACACAGCCTGCAGATGAAGATGATCGACGCAGAAATAGTCGAAGGCGGCAAAAAGGTTATTTTCTTTTTCTTCGCAGAGGAAAGGGTTGATTTTAGAAGCCTGGTAAAAGACCTGGCAAGCTCGCTGCACATGAGGATAGAGATGAGACAGGTGGGTTCACGCGACGAATCCAAACTGCTTGGATGCATAGGCCCCTGCGGACTCGTAACCTGCTGTTCCTCACATATGCGACAATTTCAATCGATATCCATATCCATGGCAAAAAATCAGGGGCTGACGCCAAACCCGGCGAAACTCACCGGAATGTGCGGCAAACTCAAGTGCTGCCTCGCATACGAACAGGAGGCTTATGCAGAGCTGAGGCAGGGGCTTCCAAAACTCGGAGCTGCGGTTGAGGGTCCAAAAGGGGCCGGCAAGATAGTCGATCTCAATATACTCAAGCGCGACTGTTCCGTCCAGCTCTATGGAGGCGGCATAATCCGTTGCCTTTGCAAAGATTTAAAAATCCTCTCAAAGGATGAAAAGGAAAAGGCGATTACGGCGATGCGTACCGCCGAACATCAGGAAGAGAGGTCACGCGATCGCAGATCCTCAAACGACAAACGCATTAACAGAAACAACAGGGACAGAAAACATGTCAAAAAGGGATGACCGCTTTTACATCACCACAGCCATAGACTACGTAAACAGCGTACCT
The nucleotide sequence above comes from Myxococcales bacterium. Encoded proteins:
- the holB gene encoding DNA polymerase III subunit delta' — translated: MNSIVGHKSQIENIRKTLEAKMMPHAFLFTGPEGIGKKSVALEILKSFTCVKTKGSTIGYCETCAGCVKFEGSSHPDLFFIQPDGTQIKIPQIRELQSKLIYHPLEANQKMVLIDDAHKMNEEAANALLKTLEEPPEFTHFILISAMPHRLLPTIRSRCRQIAFSPLKDEDVAKYLIKNCALEEKKASHIARLAGGSIGNAISFDPAFVSGVLERFTAVSNKSSTADILELSETWGKEDTDKTRFILDFLSVLHRDMMMYLITGKKTDLVNEEAVKGASFRSVERIDKNLDEIFAARASLEFNSNKQLMFENLLFTLTS
- a CDS encoding stage 0 sporulation protein, whose amino-acid sequence is MNIESINIEGQSPQQPKPAELVVGVQFKTAGKIYSFLTTDPSLKTGDQVLVEADDGMSVGWIINPPREFEASHAPKNLKRVLHRATQKEIEEAALRREKAMEYFDICKKKIAEHSLQMKMIDAEIVEGGKKVIFFFFAEERVDFRSLVKDLASSLHMRIEMRQVGSRDESKLLGCIGPCGLVTCCSSHMRQFQSISISMAKNQGLTPNPAKLTGMCGKLKCCLAYEQEAYAELRQGLPKLGAAVEGPKGAGKIVDLNILKRDCSVQLYGGGIIRCLCKDLKILSKDEKEKAITAMRTAEHQEERSRDRRSSNDKRINRNNRDRKHVKKG